The genomic interval TGCCCTTCAAGTTCAAATTGTCAACTTTCCACTGATTTATCTGTACTTGTATTTTAAATGGGATGCCAGGCAGGTCTGAAGCACCACAAGGATACAAGGGGGGGCCAGAATGATGCCAATCTGTCAAAATCATGCCTGTAATTGACTACAGCCAATCACTATGATTAGTGTGTCAGCAATGTCTGGGAACACTCAATCACCTGCAATCTCAGCACTTGAAGTTTTCCAAACACACCTTACTTTGTTGCAAAGTAATAAATCAATCTGAGCATGTCATTTTCTACATTTTAGGAGTACAAAGATAGCGGAGGAAAGTGCATGAGATGAGAACACAAAGAACAAGAATCTGGCTTTAGTGCCCAGGTAACAATGTAACCGTTATGCACAGGAAGGTGTCAACATACCCCTgctcaaagaaaagaaaagaaaagaaaagaaaagaaaagaaaagaaaagaaaagaaaagaaaagaaaagaaaagaaaagaaaagaaagaaagaaagaaagaaagaaagaaagaaagaaagaaagaaagaaagaaagaaagaaagaaagaaagaaagaaatttgcaATGAATATTAAATGGGTCTTAATGCTTGGAAGCTTCAGTTCGAATTTACTTCATGctgtgacatcagaacagaaTTTTTATTTCACTACATTGCAAACTGAACTATGTCTTGCCTTTTGAACAGAGTGAGACAGATTTCTATTTGTAATTTATTAACCTGAATTGTTTCATGCTATTATTTTCATTATATCCCATTTTAAGTTGTGCTAAAACAGAGAAGCAAAGAAAGAGTGGGTTGTAACCTAATACTTCCTTCCTCCCATGAAGGAACAAGGAAATTAATGATACAACATAGAAAGAGGAAACAGGAATAGTacttctgaggcctccctgtggggggaggggagggctcgCCCAGCCTTTACGAGGAGGACCCCCTTCTGGAgacctcagactagttcaccagaagaaaggagggggttgtgtcacccggctccccctctttgggttggcagcatttgccagagtcagcagcaggggctgctgtcagcagatcctcctgcctgctcttctgactcccaactgccttgtcaaccctggcctccaggtttatgtagggcagacccctcccctttggcccctccctggGATGGTACAAAAAAGGcatgtctctgggactgccctcccctgggattaccacaactcctccccttctctctctctgtttccctcccacctcctctcacctggagctgccagggttgttcctgagatggctggggaggctgctgcctctgctctcgtctctgcctttggggggtgggctggccctgcccacctgggtcctgtagctctgcagatgacattgggaggtccagctgtgggctcccaatgtcacagccaggtgccctgcctggcaaggcaggtcccggctggctgggcgagggagtgctccccttctcccccgaggtgggggaggggaggcggaccAGCAAccgaatggcctgcatcctgtctcccccctccctcctccaaggtggagggagaagTGGGGGATTTAGCgcacagtgttcctctgctgtgctttgccgcccacaggagtgcccaggcagcgtatggggaggtggccccaagttccaccagcttcctccctgatcctctggcccagaagtcttctccctgggtaagttggggacctatgggaggaggggaaccccaacagtACTAATAGAATAAATAGAAAATACACAACTGAATGGCACACAAAAATGATGGAAGTAAAAAAATACAGTAATGCAGATGCACTGATGGTATCAATGCAGGACAGGGTGATCAAGACAGATCCAACAGAAATTGCTTTAAAAGGGCTAAACTAGACACTAGTAATAGAGCTGGGGAAGCTTAACCcttgagccactgcagcctccttCCCCAATTGTTACCAAATAGTtagaaaatacaggtccagccttgttatatgtgaatttttttatacacggatttgactcaacacgaatggcccctgcaaatgagaaggaatgtgctgatccctggagaaggggaaaaatgcacccctttaaaatcacagtcaCCATATCAACTTATTTATGGTGTAGTAACCCAGTCTGAAGTTattaaaaatattcaaaataaaactGTCAATTTTAATTACAAGAATTCTTGATCCTCTCCTCTGAATTTTGCCTGGTGCCAAGGAGTGAATATTAAGAGGGCAAAGTTTAGGACTGCTGCTAACCTGCTTCCAAGTCTTAAATATAATCAAAGGCTTACCTAACATGTTCAAGATGTATATTCCAAGGGTCTTAGACACATTTCTACTTTGTTTTAGACACAGTATCACACAACTGTAGCTTGCTAAGAGAACAATATAGTTATGCCATTTGCAGCAGAAAAATGGTTCTATGCCTCTGCCAAGGGAAAACGCTTTCTGAACgaattatttttcttattttgggACTGCAGAAGTCATCACATACATAGTTCCATAGATTGAACTTCATATAtcagagcagggtttctcaaattgtgggttacAACCTGGTTgggaagctgaaactgacaagctgataacagaGAAGGacaatgcatggagccctatggaaagtgaaactgagcctcactacatgtttactcatgggtagAAAACAGTCACTTGGTCCATTGAGAAAGGCAGACCAAAAGGAaaccaacaccaccagaatggtcctgatctgatgaacacagccaCCAAATAACACCCACGAAAGAAGtcccaagctgacgaatgtattgagccctatggaaagcaaaaccgaGCTACAcattgtgtttactcatgagtaagcaaagtGCCTTGGCTcgtgttgaaggtcaggcaaaggggaatgcaaggccatcagaatggtcctgatttgatgaatgatatcaacaaattctccagaaggcaAGTCCCCCaaaccataaaaagaataaaaacagaggcttcagctggtaaggtacTTTAGTCtttcaaagctaggtgggtcctaataatCAAATTTAGAAGTGGGTACAGGCGGTTTCAGAAAtactgctttattggaaagaaTTTCTGTCTTTTCCAGTCTCTTCATCACTttggggttttaatgctgttaACAGGGAAGCTTTGAATATcaacccagccccccccccccccaaaaaaaagttggactgaaaattgattttgtcccaaatcacactgaactggcttaaatataagaacttaaattgaactgggcactgggataGGACTGAAAATCTTAttgtttttcggggggggggcagtttgaggTGCTTGCAGGCTGGTTACGGACAGAATTCACTttgtagaacagggctggcttatctgtctcatctccccttatttaattgtttttctttaatttaatatttataattattttaattttttttaatcgcCTGCCTATCTAGAgaaaatggtgcaatttcagtgcttgccatgggcaatttcagtgcttgctgcattctcaggaaagcacttcctgcttgatgatgtcacttccagccacaacagcacttccagtggtcctggacagactgtcattctgaaaagtgggtacAAAAGTGGGtgcagaaagtttgagaactactaaaCTAGGGTATAGAGTCTGAAAATAAGAATACTATTATTCTAGTCTTCAACAGTAATTTTTTCTCAAGGCAAAACAAGCATAAGTCTAATACACTGGCCTTGGTCTAACTGAAAGAATTAGCTATTGCAACTGTAGTCTTATACAAAagatgaaatatttctttctatataaAATACTATGAAGTAATGTAAAGCTGCAGAAAAAGATGCTTAAGTATAGTTGTCAACCTATGAATCAATCAACTAAATTGTTTAATGGATTAAATCTGCATATTACTAAAAATtgaacactgctgctttttctttttctttcagatgtTGAAATATGAGGCCTTGTAAGCTGCCATTCACTATCAGAAGGCAAAAATCAACTCATATGCTCTTTTTTGTTATACACTAGAAGAAAGTGGCCAAAAAGTACAACGCAAGTGCACCTTTAGTGTTTATTTTTGGCTATGAAATTTGTTCTTACCAATTTACAACTTTAACTGATAAAGCAGGCTGCAAGCTTCAAAGTGGTAGTGAAACCACGGACCACAAATGCTTCCTTCCTGTAGAAACTACCACTCTGTTTGCCAACTACTTTTCCTCAAGGCAGACCCAACAGACCTTCCAGTTTTGCTCCCCACAAAAGGAGATTTGTCTATCCTAGTCAACAAGGGTAACTTGTACAGATATTATTAACAGATTTGTGAAATAGTAATCAAAGATCTATAGACCAAAGCTTAAAGCTAGAGAATATCCTTTGCTTACAGAAGGCCTTGGCTGACTAACCACCAGCTTCAGCTAAAATAATCACAGGTTGTAATAGAGTGGGCCCACCTTAACACGGACTTGGTTCTATGGATTTGAATAACCACAGATGCCAGgctcatggctggagggcctcagaaacCTCCTGGATTAGACAAAAATGCCTTCCAATTGTGTCTGGGAGGACTTTTGAGGTgcccctttgactcaactcatgAACGTGTCTTAATGTGTAGGCATGGGACTCgtccagagcatttttgggactctATTTGACTCAAGTGCCaaatctttttgatacatgtgtcaagTGCAGATTCACAGAAGCTCCTGGCGGGTGTATGGGAGTTCTCATTAAATACTCACCTGCTGTCCCTATCCCATCTGTACACAAGGTGGGACAgtctgtgtgagagcagggacagaagcagtaagcaggaggagggtcatgcacagcaactgggaggcttaccagtgcgacccagtcctttgcagccctactcagtagTTCCATTGCAGTTGATCATTCTCTAGGATTGCAAGGACCATCTCGCccccgccttctcccctcacttgtccagggaAAAGTGGACAAGAAAGCCCGCTCCCTCCCAATGCAAAACAAAAgcattaaccttttcctgcctcctggctagaacttctctgctgcttgcctggcctgaatgatggccccacaaagtctttcacaccgcaaaaaaagtaagcaagcacacccagacgcaAAAGGACTCAAGCCTGCATGCGTGGAGACTCATTTCCGAGTCACTGACatgcctgacttgagtgtacacaagtcagcaaaaaacatgtttctgtgacttggactcgagtcacctggcTCTAGCTTCCACTCCTGTCCAAAAcgaacttccagtttgctggcgTGGCCCACTCCATGGGTTTCAAAATCCACAGAATTTAGTTTCTGCAAGgcatcctggaatggatcccccatggatactgagcgCCCACAGAACTAGGAAAGACCTAGGAATGAGACCTTGAATAACCACTATCAGCACAGACTGTAACAATCTGACAACTCTGGGGTCAGACAGCTTTTTAAAACCGTAATATGTGAGTGTTTTAAAATTCAGTAGTCTCCACCCCATCAACCTCTATCAGTCTCTGCAGTTCTTTGGCCCTGAGTAAGATTAACTCCCTAGTTCTATTAGCCTTTTAATTGAAGCTGCATTGAACATGACAACTCATTAGCTCAATCATTAGCTACCACCACAACAGCCATGTCAATTCAAAACTATTACTAAACCATTTTGAGAAATTGTTGATGCCACCTAAGTTTTGTTAAATACCTAAATGCTCTGTGGAATCTGTTTAGTAGCTTAATGACAAAATCCTACTACCAGACAAATTTACAATTCTCACCTTTGATAGGAGTAATTTCACACAAGAGACATGACCCTCATAGACTGCTGAAAGGAGTGGAGTTATATTGTGTTTGTCTGGAGCctagaaaaaggagaaaaacagttGAGCAAAAATTCAAATATTAAGAGGCCTTCACCTAGCATATACTGTTCATACTAAGAACCTTATAGTATCAAGACTTTaaattatataatatttatatacaggggacccccatatccgtggatcccatatccacagattcacttatctgcacaATAGATCTCCCCCCCAgcaccacacccccccccccgagacaaAGGAAactctgttccccttgcctctggaggggtcTTTGAGCTCAGAAGAGGCCGAGGACATCTATCCCCAACCTCCATCAAACCTGGGAGTGGTGTTTCTAAtgtcttataagacattaaaaacgtTACTGcaagtttctccgtgaaaccagaagtcatatGTTTTGAGCCTCAGAACTCAGTCTGAGGTTGGCAGAGGACAgatgtctgcggcctctgctgagctcacatGCCCCTTTGGAGACAAGGGGAGTGGAGTTCCCCTTGCTGCCGGAGGGGGGATGGCCCCCTGGGAAGAGCATTCAACCATATTCGCtgtttcagctatctgtgggaggggggtccagaatggaacccccatgggtaagggggcatgcctgtaccgtttttcaacaaaaagtagttcatagTAGTTCAcacagctaaataaataaatttaagaaaaaaaagaggtgcCCGGTATGTTCATGTAGGTGCAGACTTAGCAGCATTCCCAAATGCAGAGATCTCATTCTTGGGAGATAGTTCTCTGCCAAAATGAACATTACAGCAGACCCCAAGTATATATACTTAATATTGCTAAGTGCAGCTAAGGGTAAAGCTACACATTCTCTCTGCAAAAGTATATTCTTAAACATGCATTTACAAAGAAAATTaatactggggcaaaaaaaaacctaaagggggaaagcagtgagcaGAAAGTTGTGATACTCTCTCCCATGCCAAACAGATCTCTcatgcaactcccccccccttcccaacgaagtccccccctccccgccgtCAAGCTTACTTCTAGTTTCAGAGCTTGGCAAGCggaaaaaataattttaagtGGCCTTAACAGAGAAGACATTTCCAGATAAGTAGAAACCTTGTATTCCCTTGATGTGCAATTCCCTCTTATGGTTTGTGGAATTAAAGCCAACAagtgaggtaaaaaaaaattctagttcTGTGGTGGTAATAACTGTAAGAATGACAAGTACCCTAGACCTCTCTGTCAAATTTCTCTTACCCTTTTCCTGAAGTGCTCTATAAAATATTAAGTACCAGAATTGGCTGTGAAAACTGGGGATAATGGACACGAGCAAGTTGGCAAACTTTAAACCAAACAAACTTATATTCTACAAAGAAAGAGTACTTTCCATGATAATGGAACTCTGTGTTATACAATGAGACACTAATGAAGCAGATTATGGGTAGATAACTAATGGGCAGATTTGTTCTGTTGCAGGTCTGACACGTGCAGCGCAATAATTCATTATATAGTAAATTTTAAAGTCATTCCACAGCAATTCTGTTGTGTTACTGGATCACTAAAGCATTTTGAGCCATTCAGATTTAAAAGCACTGACCCGGACAAATCACTTactaaaaatttttttatttgtcaCCCGGACAAATCAGTTACTAAAGGCTGGAGTAAGTATTTTTCTTACAGTAATGAATGAAGGCATAAGGAGCAATATCACTCATGGGGTGAACTCATATCCCATGATCTTCTCTAACAAATCAGGTTCTGTATTGTTTTAGGTACCTGcaacaacaaaacacaacagaacacccccccccaccccaatgagCACATAGCAGGGGCTACTATGCCTTTACAACACCACTTTGTATTCTAAACCATCACTTGTGTCCAGCCACAGGCACAGAATTTTATCCAGGCCAAACAGATTTTTCAGTTTACATACATTAATATCAGCTCCTTTTAGCAGAAGGAATTCCAGGATCTCAAGCTGTCCACAGTCTGCTGCATAGTGAAGAGGTTTTCTCCCACCTTCCAATGTTCGATTCACATCTTCACCCTTTGGtattaaaaaaatcttttatataaatattctttaaagcTAAAAGTTGTACACGATACAGAATGACTGAATCTTTACATAATTAGTTCAGGGcttcttaaaaaaatttttttactgaaACTGCacaaaagaaatatataaatttatatgaTCTCTCCCTTCTTACAACTAGTTGCAACTCACACTCTGAGAAACCCTAGAATAAGAATcagcccatctagctcagtactgcaaAGGTTTTAGACAGGGTCATTCCCAGATCTACCTGGAGATTCTGAGGATTATACCTAGTTCTTCACAGCTTTACAGCCCCCTTCCAAGCTGATCAAGACAAGGgccacaacccacactttgaaaaTCCTGCATTACTCAGGAAAATGCTAAAACAAGCATCCTGGTCCAATACAAGATTGGACCTCCATTTTGGAGGTTTAAGCTGTGCAAGCATGGCAACTTGTAAAGCAATAGCCTACTTCAGACGTAACAAGTACCACCACTATGTGAATGAGCCTAGGGAGCTGAGGGCTCACAtttgttaccccccccccactcatgcaACAACAGTAAAGACTTCATTAGCTACAGTTTGATAATAAAACAGAATGACAACAAATAAGAGTGACAAACAGTTCCCAGGCTTTGTATAATATAGTACTGTACTACAGTTTGTTCTAAAGTGAAAGGAAAAATGCTCAGTCTCTTCCCTCCTATACAAGGGAGAGAAGGGGCCGGGAAACCTgcagatgcctcaggtagcaccTAAGCATGATTTAACATAACATCCTAACTGAACTGGGCCAATATCTTATTTCAATAATCAGGACGAGCGTCAAAAATTTAGATCCACATCAAGTTTGACATAGTATTAGTAATAATGTAATTATTACTAATCCACTGTGTAATAATTATTACATTATTACTGTGTCCACTGTGAGGGTTGACTATGGTGATACCTAGCCAACTATAGGAGTAACTACAAACAAACAACCACCAACAACCACGCAAGAAGATCCCActagggttttctgccccccaaGGGGAGGCCTGAGGTAGCAGTGCACCCCCCGAGCTGGAGAAGCAGCGGgcggaatgccatccttcctttcccagaactggaattctcaggtaagaaattcctactttctctgggaaggaagggctggcattcctactgctgggatataccaggGCCAACCAGAAGGGTGGGCCAGCGAGGGGTCGCTCACTGCCtcaccacctgttgcaacaccttacgCCCCATAGCGGCATCCGATGAAGCGGCTGTGGTTATCTGGTAGTGCTTGGCCAAGGTGTGGACCGAAGACCACGTCGCAGCCCAACAGATTTCAATCAGGGATGCGTACCCATCCACTGAGGTGACAGCGCTCTTGAGGGAGTGAGCTGTGATCCCTTCTGGGGGAACTTCCCCTCTGGCCTGGTAGGCCAGCCGTATGCACACTTTCAACCAGCGCGCTAGCGAGCTGGCTGAGGCCTTGTGGCCTTGGTTGGAGCCTTTGTAGGTTACAAACAGGGACTCCGACTTCCTAAAGCCTCTAGTGTGCCTGGTGTAATAACGTAAGGCCCTAAGCGCGTCCAGAGTGTGCCATGTCTTCTCCCTGGGGTGCACCGgcttggggcagaaggatgggagAATCGGTTCCTGAGTCCTGTGAAACAGGGAGTTGACCTCTGGGACAAAGGTCAGATCCAGGCGGAGTACCACCTGGTCCTTATGGAAAATGCACAGCTTGGGGTTGATGGACAAGGCCCCAAGCTCAGAGATCCTCCTGGCTGAGGTAATCGCCACTAGGAAGAGAACCTTGAACGTGAGTTCCCTAATG from Tiliqua scincoides isolate rTilSci1 chromosome 7, rTilSci1.hap2, whole genome shotgun sequence carries:
- the MTPN gene encoding myotrophin — protein: MSDKEFMWALKNGDLDEVKDYVGKGEDVNRTLEGGRKPLHYAADCGQLEILEFLLLKGADINAPDKHNITPLLSAVYEGHVSCVKLLLSKGADKTVRGPDGLTAFEATDNQAIKALLQ